One uncultured Umboniibacter sp. genomic window carries:
- the ispH gene encoding 4-hydroxy-3-methylbut-2-enyl diphosphate reductase has translation MEVSLANPRGFCAGVDRAIEIVNRALDNFGAPIYVRHEVVHNKYVVDTLKERGAVFVDELYEVPDDTIVIFSAHGVSKAVELEAEKRGLKVFDATCPLVTKVHMEVVRYAKAGFDCVLIGHEGHPEVEGTMGRFDTKCGGRIHLVEDESDVTALSVKDDNKLAYVTQTTLSMDDTAMVINALRAKFPSIHGPRKDDICYATQNRQDAVRELAKQNDLVLVVGSATSSNSNRLRELAERVGSTSYLIDSAEDINDNWLNGVKSVGITAGASAPEVLVQSVLTRLEELGAGVVSEISGIEENIRFSLPKELRLIDVTND, from the coding sequence ATGGAAGTTAGCCTAGCGAACCCCCGTGGATTTTGCGCGGGCGTAGACAGAGCGATTGAAATTGTGAATCGGGCGCTCGATAATTTTGGTGCGCCCATTTATGTCCGTCATGAAGTGGTTCACAACAAATACGTGGTAGATACGCTGAAAGAACGCGGTGCGGTATTTGTTGATGAGTTGTATGAAGTACCGGATGACACCATTGTTATCTTTAGTGCGCATGGAGTTTCTAAGGCCGTTGAGCTTGAAGCTGAAAAGCGCGGCTTGAAAGTTTTTGATGCCACTTGCCCACTCGTAACCAAAGTCCACATGGAAGTAGTGAGGTATGCCAAAGCGGGTTTCGACTGCGTACTGATTGGTCATGAGGGACATCCTGAAGTTGAAGGTACCATGGGCAGGTTCGATACGAAGTGTGGTGGTCGGATCCATCTTGTTGAAGATGAAAGCGATGTCACAGCGCTATCGGTCAAGGATGATAATAAGTTGGCGTACGTCACCCAAACTACGTTATCCATGGACGACACTGCCATGGTCATCAATGCCCTGAGAGCAAAGTTTCCGAGTATTCACGGCCCACGAAAAGATGATATCTGCTATGCCACCCAGAACCGGCAAGATGCGGTACGAGAACTAGCAAAACAAAATGATTTGGTGCTTGTGGTAGGTTCTGCTACGAGCTCAAACTCGAATCGCTTACGTGAACTTGCAGAGCGCGTAGGCTCAACCAGTTATCTAATCGATTCAGCCGAAGACATTAATGACAATTGGCTAAATGGTGTTAAGTCAGTAGGTATCACTGCTGGCGCATCGGCTCCGGAAGTGCTGGTCCAGTCAGTATTGACTCGCTTGGAGGAATTAGGAGCGGGAGTAGTGTCTGAAATTAGTGGGATCGAAGAAAATATCCGTTTTTCGTTACCCAAGGAGCTACGTTTGATTGACGTAACCAACGACTAA
- a CDS encoding peptidylprolyl isomerase has product MSDVISPTSKVSLKFALSTTDGREIDSTFDRDAVSFVMGDGSLLPGFEKHLVGLTPGFEGTFSVPPEDAFGQPNELNFQRVARDLFAPDQAIEVGLVMNFANGPEGEIAGVIHEITDSEVVVNFNHPLAGEILNFNVLIVAVEPAE; this is encoded by the coding sequence ATGTCTGATGTCATTTCGCCTACCAGCAAGGTGAGCTTGAAGTTTGCATTGAGCACCACGGATGGCCGTGAGATTGATTCGACCTTTGATCGGGACGCGGTCAGCTTTGTGATGGGCGACGGCTCACTGTTGCCAGGCTTTGAAAAACACCTTGTTGGTTTGACGCCAGGCTTCGAAGGGACCTTCAGTGTGCCGCCAGAAGATGCTTTCGGGCAGCCAAATGAGTTAAATTTCCAGCGTGTCGCACGCGATCTCTTCGCCCCTGATCAAGCTATTGAAGTGGGGCTGGTGATGAACTTCGCCAATGGACCTGAGGGTGAAATTGCTGGTGTGATTCATGAAATCACGGATAGCGAAGTAGTGGTCAATTTTAATCATCCCCTCGCAGGCGAAATTCTCAATTTTAACGTTCTTATTGTAGCCGTGGAGCCAGCTGAGTGA
- the lspA gene encoding signal peptidase II, with product MMSVARWYFIAVVIFVIDQVTKTIAVTQLNYADPVAVMPGFNFTLLYNTGAAFSFLAEAGGWQRWFFVILTSIISVGLVVWIKRIATEQKLLSLALALVLGGALGNLYDRVLLGYVVDFVQWYYERWYWPAFNIADAAICVGGLLLLVDAYRDHRKEKRANNV from the coding sequence ATGATGTCTGTTGCGCGTTGGTATTTTATTGCCGTAGTTATTTTTGTTATTGACCAAGTTACCAAGACGATTGCAGTGACTCAGCTTAATTATGCTGATCCCGTAGCGGTTATGCCTGGTTTTAATTTTACCTTGTTATACAACACCGGTGCGGCGTTTAGCTTTCTCGCCGAAGCCGGAGGTTGGCAGCGTTGGTTTTTCGTGATCCTCACCAGCATTATCTCCGTTGGTCTAGTGGTATGGATTAAGCGTATAGCTACTGAACAGAAACTGTTATCGCTGGCGTTGGCGTTGGTACTAGGCGGCGCGTTGGGCAACCTCTACGATCGAGTCCTGCTAGGTTACGTCGTTGATTTTGTGCAGTGGTATTATGAGCGTTGGTATTGGCCGGCCTTCAATATTGCCGATGCGGCAATCTGTGTGGGTGGTTTGCTCCTACTCGTAGACGCCTATCGTGACCATCGAAAAGAGAAGAGGGCCAATAATGTCTGA
- the ileS gene encoding isoleucine--tRNA ligase, with product MSDYKSTLNLPETGFPMRGNLAQREPQMLKEWDEAGLYELIREARKGCEQFILHDGPPYANGDIHIGHSVNKILKDIIVKSKTISGFDAPYVPGWDCHGLPIEHNVEKKLGKAGVKVPYAKFREACRTYAAKQVEGQKADFIRLGVLGEWNNPYLTMDFQTEADIIRALGKIAENGHLVKGFKPVYWSVVGGSALAEAEVEYQDKTSYAIDVAYRAVDPAAVFEAFGQDNLGQVSVVIWTTTPWTLPSSQAVSLNADLEYCLVEHNGEYFVFAEALVADSFKRYELDDYKVIAHAMGAKFENQLLKHPFYEDKLPVILGDHVTVDAGTGAVHTAPDHGVEDFAVGRKYGIGTINRVDDNGIYRDSTPLFAGEHVYKVDEKVIELLRENKVLLKAEKFRHSYPHCWRTKTPLIYRATPQWFVSMTQKGLLESALAAVKKVEWLPEWGEARIETMLNGSPDWCISRQRTWGVPIALFIHKETGDLHPKTAELIEQVAQRVEGKGIEAWFELEAQELLGADAEHYNKVTDTLDVWFDSGVTHYSVVSRRDNLRFPADLYLEGSDQHRGWFQSSLKTAIAMHGEAPYKQVLTHGFTVDAQGRKMSKSIGNVMSPQKVVNNLGADILRLWVSATDFSAEMSVSDEILKRTAESYRRIRNTLRFLLSNLVGFNPETDLVSTQEMVAIDRWAVDRAAKVQDGIKADYETYSLHAIYQKLQQFCIVDLGGFYLDIIKDRQYTCGADSVARRSAQTAIYHIAEAMVRWLAPITSFTAHEAWAYLPGKREESVFIAHWYDQLARLEGEVAITDEDWQRVMTVKTAVNKAIENARNEGVIRGSLDAEVTLQADPEMAALLNVFGDELRFVLITSGASVGEHVEAKATDIDGLQVAVVKSEHEKCERCWHHREDVGQIESHPTLCGRCVTNVDGAGEERQFA from the coding sequence ATGAGTGATTACAAAAGTACGTTAAACCTGCCAGAAACGGGTTTCCCGATGCGCGGAAATCTGGCACAGCGCGAGCCGCAGATGCTCAAAGAATGGGATGAAGCTGGCTTGTACGAGCTCATCCGCGAAGCGCGTAAAGGTTGTGAACAGTTCATTCTTCATGACGGCCCTCCGTACGCTAACGGTGACATCCATATTGGCCACTCGGTTAACAAAATTCTTAAGGATATTATCGTTAAGTCCAAAACCATTTCCGGCTTTGATGCGCCGTACGTGCCAGGCTGGGATTGTCATGGTCTGCCGATTGAGCACAACGTGGAAAAGAAACTGGGTAAGGCGGGCGTTAAGGTTCCCTATGCGAAGTTCCGTGAAGCGTGTCGTACCTATGCTGCCAAGCAGGTTGAAGGGCAAAAGGCCGATTTCATCCGTTTGGGTGTATTGGGCGAATGGAACAACCCCTACCTCACCATGGACTTCCAAACTGAAGCCGACATCATTCGTGCGCTGGGCAAGATTGCTGAGAATGGCCACCTAGTTAAGGGCTTCAAGCCGGTCTACTGGAGTGTTGTGGGTGGTTCAGCGTTGGCTGAAGCTGAGGTTGAGTACCAGGACAAGACATCCTACGCCATTGATGTTGCTTACCGTGCAGTAGACCCTGCAGCCGTCTTCGAAGCCTTTGGCCAAGACAACCTGGGACAGGTAAGTGTCGTGATCTGGACGACCACACCTTGGACACTACCATCATCACAGGCGGTGAGCTTGAATGCGGATCTGGAGTATTGTCTGGTTGAGCACAACGGAGAATACTTCGTGTTCGCCGAGGCGCTGGTCGCCGATTCCTTCAAGCGCTACGAACTCGATGATTACAAGGTCATCGCTCACGCCATGGGTGCGAAGTTCGAAAACCAATTACTGAAACATCCCTTTTACGAGGACAAGCTACCGGTAATTTTGGGTGACCACGTTACCGTGGATGCCGGTACTGGTGCGGTACATACAGCTCCTGATCACGGTGTCGAGGATTTCGCGGTGGGCCGTAAATACGGTATCGGGACCATCAACCGAGTAGACGACAATGGCATCTACCGCGATAGCACGCCGCTATTTGCCGGCGAGCACGTTTACAAGGTAGACGAAAAGGTGATCGAGCTCCTTCGTGAAAACAAGGTGTTGCTCAAAGCTGAGAAGTTCCGCCATTCCTACCCACACTGCTGGCGTACCAAAACACCGCTAATCTACCGCGCTACGCCTCAGTGGTTTGTGAGCATGACGCAAAAGGGCCTGTTAGAGTCGGCCTTGGCGGCAGTGAAGAAAGTTGAATGGCTCCCTGAGTGGGGTGAAGCACGCATCGAAACAATGTTGAACGGTTCACCGGACTGGTGTATCTCTCGTCAGCGCACCTGGGGCGTTCCGATTGCCCTGTTTATCCACAAGGAAACCGGTGATCTGCATCCGAAGACGGCTGAGTTGATTGAACAGGTTGCTCAGCGAGTGGAAGGCAAGGGTATTGAAGCGTGGTTCGAGCTAGAAGCTCAAGAATTATTAGGCGCTGATGCCGAACACTACAACAAAGTCACGGATACCTTAGATGTTTGGTTTGACTCGGGCGTAACGCACTACTCCGTGGTATCGCGTCGCGATAACCTGCGTTTCCCAGCAGATCTTTACCTCGAAGGTAGTGATCAGCATCGTGGTTGGTTTCAGTCGTCACTGAAGACCGCTATTGCGATGCATGGCGAAGCGCCTTACAAGCAGGTGCTTACGCACGGATTTACCGTGGATGCGCAAGGCCGCAAGATGTCTAAGTCCATCGGTAATGTTATGTCACCGCAGAAGGTTGTTAATAACCTAGGTGCTGATATTTTGCGTTTGTGGGTTTCGGCCACTGACTTTAGTGCCGAGATGAGTGTTTCCGATGAAATCCTCAAGCGCACTGCAGAGTCCTATCGTCGGATTCGTAACACGCTGCGCTTCTTGCTATCTAACCTTGTGGGTTTCAACCCAGAAACCGATCTAGTCAGCACTCAGGAAATGGTCGCCATTGACCGCTGGGCAGTTGACCGTGCAGCGAAGGTACAGGACGGCATCAAGGCCGACTACGAAACCTACAGTCTGCACGCCATCTACCAGAAACTTCAGCAGTTCTGTATTGTTGATTTGGGTGGGTTTTACCTCGATATCATCAAGGATCGACAGTACACCTGCGGTGCGGATTCGGTCGCTCGTCGCTCAGCACAGACGGCGATTTACCATATTGCCGAAGCCATGGTTCGCTGGTTAGCGCCCATTACAAGTTTCACGGCTCATGAAGCGTGGGCTTACCTTCCAGGTAAGCGCGAAGAGTCAGTGTTTATTGCCCACTGGTATGATCAGCTCGCTCGCCTAGAAGGTGAAGTCGCTATCACTGACGAAGATTGGCAGCGCGTGATGACCGTTAAGACCGCAGTCAACAAGGCGATTGAGAATGCCCGTAACGAGGGTGTGATTCGTGGTTCCTTGGATGCGGAAGTGACGCTGCAGGCGGATCCGGAAATGGCTGCACTACTGAACGTCTTCGGTGATGAATTACGCTTTGTATTAATTACTTCGGGAGCTAGCGTAGGCGAACATGTCGAGGCTAAAGCTACTGACATCGACGGATTGCAGGTAGCGGTAGTGAAGAGCGAACATGAGAAATGTGAGCGCTGCTGGCACCACCGTGAAGACGTTGGTCAAATTGAATCGCATCCTACGCTGTGTGGCCGCTGTGTTACCAATGTGGACGGTGCCGGAGAGGAGCGTCAATTCGCATGA
- the ribF gene encoding bifunctional riboflavin kinase/FAD synthetase, protein MQLIRGLHNLVQISSASVVTIGAFDGLHLGHQAILNRVKQLAEAANAVPTVVLFEPQPSEYFAPDQAPARLSRFRDKVELLMSYGIQRIVCLRFNQQMQNMTPAYFVSKVLVDGLKTQHLIVGDDFRFGANREGDFELLQQLAPESGFIVEDTPTTEVDGERVSSTRIRERLLSGECAQAKLLLSRDFTIQGHVGKGRQLGRTIGVPTANVALRRRRSPLHGVFAVRVQVGEKWHNGVANIGVKPTVGAEPIPSLEAHIFDFDQDIYGQAIKVAFLTKLRDEQTFSSFAELQQQIARDQQAARDYFVNEFKVIE, encoded by the coding sequence ATGCAGCTGATACGGGGCTTGCACAACTTAGTTCAAATCAGCTCTGCATCGGTGGTTACCATTGGTGCTTTCGACGGTTTACATCTAGGTCATCAGGCCATTCTCAATCGTGTAAAACAACTCGCTGAAGCGGCCAATGCGGTGCCAACGGTGGTGCTATTTGAGCCACAGCCGAGTGAATATTTTGCACCCGATCAGGCGCCGGCAAGACTGAGTCGTTTTCGCGATAAAGTTGAACTATTGATGTCCTACGGCATTCAGCGAATTGTTTGTCTGCGTTTTAATCAGCAAATGCAGAATATGACACCCGCTTATTTCGTGTCTAAGGTGCTGGTGGATGGCCTCAAAACACAGCACTTGATAGTGGGTGATGATTTTCGCTTCGGTGCCAACCGTGAAGGTGACTTTGAGCTTTTACAACAGCTGGCACCAGAGTCAGGTTTTATTGTTGAAGATACGCCCACCACGGAAGTCGATGGTGAGCGCGTCAGCTCTACGCGAATTCGTGAAAGGTTACTGAGTGGTGAGTGTGCTCAAGCCAAGCTGTTATTGAGTCGTGACTTCACGATTCAGGGCCACGTTGGAAAAGGTAGGCAGTTGGGCCGAACTATTGGCGTTCCCACGGCAAACGTAGCGCTTCGTCGCCGCCGTTCGCCGTTGCACGGCGTATTCGCGGTGCGTGTTCAAGTTGGTGAAAAATGGCACAACGGCGTAGCGAATATCGGCGTGAAGCCAACTGTGGGCGCTGAGCCGATACCGTCGCTTGAGGCACATATCTTCGACTTTGACCAAGATATTTACGGGCAAGCCATCAAGGTTGCCTTTTTGACTAAACTTCGCGATGAACAGACGTTTTCATCGTTTGCAGAATTACAGCAACAAATCGCGCGCGACCAACAGGCCGCCCGCGATTACTTTGTTAATGAGTTTAAGGTTATTGAATGA
- the murJ gene encoding murein biosynthesis integral membrane protein MurJ, producing MAKSQGLVRSGLIVSSMTMISRVLGLVRDVILARVVGDTAAADAFYVAIKIPNFLRRLFAEGAFAQAFVPVLSEYREQGSKFAVHQFINRMCGWLGASVISITVLVVIFAPQVMLVFAPGFWDEPEKFQMASEMLRITFPYLALISLTGFAGAILNSYDRFAIPAITPVFLNLSLIACAIFLTPWFEEPAYALAWAILIAGVIQLLFQLPFLAHLQLFPKPEMTRGDKGVSKVLRLMIPALFGVSVSQINLLLDTVIASFLPGGSVSWLYYSDRLAELPLGVFGIALATVVLPTLSRKHVRGGSDTFSETLRWASRLVFAIGFPAAIALIVLADPLIFTLFGYGELSDFGVRQSAWALRAYALGLLAFMWIKVLATGFYSRQDTKTPVKYGIIAMAANMIFNLIFVYFLYDYDLGHAGLALATAASAWLNAGLLWFGLRRDGAWLKAHQKRGAIAPLLAGIGMAALLVFLQQQFPLFWDGADFAERASYLTLYVVSGLVCYFVLVPVLGWRKSHLVAPK from the coding sequence TTGGCAAAATCGCAAGGATTGGTCCGCAGTGGTCTAATCGTCAGCAGTATGACTATGATATCGCGAGTGCTAGGCCTCGTTCGCGATGTCATCCTTGCGCGTGTCGTAGGCGACACTGCAGCGGCAGATGCCTTTTATGTGGCGATTAAGATTCCTAACTTTCTACGCCGCTTGTTCGCAGAGGGGGCTTTCGCCCAAGCGTTTGTCCCCGTTTTGTCGGAGTATCGCGAGCAGGGCTCTAAGTTTGCCGTACATCAATTTATCAACAGAATGTGCGGTTGGTTGGGCGCGTCGGTAATATCAATTACCGTATTGGTGGTCATCTTTGCGCCGCAGGTCATGCTGGTCTTTGCGCCCGGCTTTTGGGATGAACCCGAAAAATTTCAAATGGCCTCTGAGATGTTACGGATAACCTTTCCGTACCTAGCACTCATCTCCCTAACGGGCTTTGCCGGCGCTATTTTGAATAGCTATGATCGCTTTGCGATACCGGCTATTACGCCGGTATTTCTCAATCTTTCGCTCATTGCCTGCGCGATCTTCTTGACGCCCTGGTTTGAGGAACCCGCCTATGCATTGGCGTGGGCCATCCTGATTGCCGGGGTTATTCAATTGCTCTTCCAATTGCCCTTCTTGGCACATTTGCAGTTGTTCCCCAAGCCGGAAATGACCCGGGGTGATAAGGGTGTTTCCAAGGTGCTGCGATTGATGATTCCCGCGCTGTTCGGCGTTAGCGTGAGTCAGATTAACCTCCTGCTTGATACCGTCATAGCCTCGTTCCTGCCGGGTGGTAGTGTGTCGTGGTTGTATTACTCTGATCGCTTGGCAGAACTCCCGCTGGGTGTGTTTGGTATCGCCCTGGCTACGGTTGTACTGCCAACCCTATCCAGAAAGCATGTTCGCGGTGGTAGCGATACCTTCTCGGAAACGTTGCGCTGGGCGTCTAGGCTGGTGTTTGCCATTGGTTTCCCCGCCGCGATTGCGCTGATCGTATTGGCGGACCCACTCATTTTCACGCTCTTTGGTTATGGCGAATTAAGTGATTTCGGGGTGCGGCAGTCGGCCTGGGCACTTCGTGCCTACGCTTTGGGGCTGTTGGCGTTCATGTGGATTAAGGTGCTGGCCACGGGATTTTATTCCCGCCAAGATACCAAGACGCCAGTGAAGTATGGAATTATCGCGATGGCGGCCAATATGATCTTCAACCTCATCTTCGTCTATTTCCTCTACGATTACGATCTTGGGCATGCTGGTTTAGCGCTCGCTACGGCGGCCTCGGCTTGGTTGAATGCTGGTCTTCTTTGGTTCGGCTTACGTCGGGATGGGGCTTGGCTGAAGGCGCACCAAAAACGGGGCGCTATAGCGCCACTTTTAGCCGGTATCGGCATGGCTGCGCTCTTGGTGTTTCTACAACAGCAGTTTCCGCTTTTCTGGGATGGTGCCGACTTTGCCGAGCGCGCTTCCTACCTGACGCTCTACGTAGTTTCGGGGTTGGTCTGTTACTTCGTGTTGGTTCCGGTCTTAGGCTGGCGAAAAAGCCATCTGGTGGCACCAAAATAA
- the rpsT gene encoding 30S ribosomal protein S20 — protein sequence MANSPQAKKRARQAEKSRSHNASLRSMVRTYIKKVVAAVEAGDHEAAKAAFAAAEPVIDRFADKGIFHKNKAARIKSRLNAQVKKLAA from the coding sequence GTGGCAAACTCCCCGCAAGCAAAAAAACGCGCTCGTCAGGCTGAAAAGTCACGTTCGCACAACGCGAGCCTGCGCTCCATGGTGCGCACCTACATTAAAAAAGTAGTTGCTGCCGTCGAAGCAGGTGATCACGAAGCAGCAAAGGCAGCTTTCGCTGCAGCAGAGCCGGTTATTGACCGCTTTGCAGACAAGGGCATCTTCCACAAGAATAAGGCAGCTCGTATCAAGAGCCGTCTTAACGCCCAGGTCAAAAAGCTAGCTGCTTAA
- the proB gene encoding glutamate 5-kinase — translation MANQRWVVKLGSSSLTNHGTSLATEALSAWVADIAVLMSQGFEIVVVSSGAVAAGMARLNMADRPTQIAQLQAIAAIGQSDLVQAWRDEFAHVDTPVAQVLLNHSDIANRERYLNARAAIQVLLDLSAVPIVNENDSVATDEIRLGDNDNLAALVANLIDADGLLLLTDQDGLFTGNPNVDLNAELISEAFADEERLMEYASGSGTNVGTGGMSTKVSAARLAARSGTRTVIANAAAPQVVQRVINGARVGTQLLARSMPLRARKQWLAGHIQHSGVVVVDAGAREHLEQNGSSLLPVGIVGVQGNFQRGAGVIVQDESGKVFARGLTNFSAVELRDMAGKSSRVIAGLLGFEPEREAIHRDNLVLL, via the coding sequence ATGGCAAATCAGCGTTGGGTAGTTAAGCTGGGTTCATCATCCCTTACGAATCACGGAACCTCCTTGGCTACTGAGGCATTGTCGGCGTGGGTAGCCGATATTGCCGTGTTAATGTCGCAGGGTTTTGAGATTGTTGTGGTCTCCTCAGGCGCCGTTGCTGCCGGCATGGCTCGCCTCAATATGGCCGATCGCCCCACCCAAATAGCTCAACTCCAAGCTATTGCTGCAATCGGTCAGTCGGACTTGGTGCAGGCTTGGCGTGACGAGTTTGCTCATGTTGATACCCCCGTTGCTCAAGTATTACTAAATCACTCTGATATTGCTAATCGCGAACGCTACTTGAATGCGCGTGCCGCGATTCAGGTCCTACTCGATTTATCCGCGGTACCCATTGTAAATGAAAACGACTCGGTCGCGACCGATGAAATTCGTCTGGGCGATAACGATAACCTTGCTGCGTTGGTCGCCAACTTAATTGATGCAGATGGTCTGTTATTGCTGACTGATCAAGATGGCCTGTTTACCGGAAATCCCAATGTTGATCTCAATGCTGAATTAATTTCGGAGGCTTTCGCGGACGAAGAGCGACTGATGGAATATGCATCGGGGTCGGGTACAAACGTAGGAACTGGCGGTATGAGTACTAAGGTTTCAGCCGCTCGGTTAGCGGCTCGTTCGGGTACTCGCACGGTGATCGCCAACGCAGCGGCTCCTCAGGTTGTTCAACGAGTGATAAATGGGGCGAGGGTAGGAACGCAGCTACTTGCTCGCTCAATGCCGCTACGGGCTCGTAAACAATGGCTAGCAGGGCATATCCAGCACAGTGGAGTGGTAGTCGTGGATGCAGGTGCTCGGGAGCATCTAGAGCAGAATGGTTCGTCTTTACTACCGGTTGGGATTGTTGGTGTTCAGGGGAATTTCCAGCGTGGTGCGGGTGTGATCGTTCAGGATGAGTCGGGCAAAGTCTTTGCGCGTGGCTTAACTAACTTTAGCGCGGTTGAATTACGAGATATGGCGGGCAAGTCATCTCGTGTAATTGCTGGCTTACTGGGTTTTGAGCCCGAGCGAGAGGCGATTCACCGCGATAACTTAGTTTTACTATAA
- the cgtA gene encoding Obg family GTPase CgtA → MKFVDEAPIRVEAGKGGNGCLSFRREKYIPRGGPDGGDGGDGGSVFLEGDASLNTLVDYRFTRNFRAETGQGGQGRNMTGRKGEDLILKVPVGTSAIDIETDEILADITEAGQQVMVARGGWHGLGNTRFKSSVNQAPRQTSPGQEGESREIKLELKVLADVGMLGLPNAGKSTFIRSVSSATPKVADYPFTTLVPSLGVVRLQRHRSFVVADIPGLIEGASEGAGLGIRFLKHLTRNRVLLHTIDMAPWDDITPAEAATSIVRELEKFSPTLVQRERWLVLNKLDMVPEEEREARCQSVIDALGWEGPVYRVSAINGEGTEQLCHDLMMRLETLKEEEAANPELAEIEHQTQLAMQEEARQRIDELRLAYRAKKAGKPLEDQDDSDDDDWNEDDYDVEVEYVK, encoded by the coding sequence ATGAAATTTGTCGATGAAGCACCGATTCGCGTCGAGGCGGGTAAGGGTGGTAATGGCTGTCTCAGTTTTCGCCGAGAAAAGTATATCCCACGTGGCGGTCCCGATGGCGGTGACGGCGGTGATGGCGGCTCGGTATTCCTTGAGGGTGATGCCTCGCTGAACACACTTGTAGATTATCGCTTTACGCGTAACTTCCGTGCGGAAACCGGCCAAGGTGGTCAAGGTCGCAATATGACAGGTCGAAAGGGTGAGGATCTCATTCTGAAGGTGCCTGTTGGCACTTCGGCTATTGATATTGAAACTGATGAAATCTTGGCGGACATTACTGAAGCCGGCCAACAAGTCATGGTGGCTCGCGGGGGTTGGCACGGTTTAGGTAATACGCGCTTCAAATCTTCAGTGAATCAAGCGCCTCGTCAGACCTCTCCAGGTCAAGAGGGCGAATCTCGCGAGATCAAATTAGAACTTAAGGTGCTAGCGGACGTGGGCATGCTGGGTTTACCGAATGCCGGTAAGTCGACCTTCATTCGTTCGGTCTCTTCAGCTACGCCAAAGGTAGCCGACTACCCTTTTACCACCTTGGTGCCAAGTTTGGGTGTCGTGCGTTTGCAGCGCCACCGTAGCTTCGTGGTTGCGGACATTCCTGGCTTAATTGAAGGCGCTTCTGAAGGTGCTGGCCTAGGAATTCGCTTCCTTAAGCATTTGACTCGTAACCGAGTGCTTCTACACACTATTGATATGGCACCGTGGGATGATATTACTCCGGCTGAAGCGGCAACCTCCATTGTTCGTGAATTGGAAAAATTCTCGCCAACCTTGGTTCAGCGTGAGCGGTGGTTGGTGCTTAATAAATTGGATATGGTACCCGAAGAAGAACGCGAAGCGCGTTGTCAGTCTGTGATTGATGCATTGGGCTGGGAAGGTCCAGTTTATCGTGTTAGCGCCATCAACGGCGAGGGTACTGAACAGCTCTGCCATGACTTGATGATGCGTCTCGAAACCTTGAAAGAGGAAGAAGCCGCTAATCCTGAGTTGGCGGAAATTGAGCATCAGACGCAACTGGCAATGCAGGAAGAGGCGCGCCAGCGTATTGATGAGCTGCGCTTAGCTTATCGCGCGAAAAAAGCGGGTAAGCCTCTTGAAGACCAAGACGATTCCGACGATGATGATTGGAATGAAGACGACTACGACGTTGAAGTCGAGTACGTCAAATAA
- the rpmA gene encoding 50S ribosomal protein L27 produces the protein MAHKKAGGSTRNGRDSVSKRLGVKRFGGQEVLAGNILVRQRGTRFHAGPGVGMGKDHTLFATEHGVVKFDVKGPHNRKYVSIVAA, from the coding sequence ATGGCTCATAAAAAAGCTGGTGGTAGTACTCGTAACGGTCGCGATTCGGTCAGTAAGCGCCTTGGCGTTAAGCGTTTCGGCGGTCAAGAAGTACTAGCAGGTAATATTTTGGTTCGTCAGCGTGGTACTCGTTTCCACGCAGGTCCTGGTGTAGGCATGGGCAAAGACCACACATTGTTCGCGACAGAACACGGTGTTGTTAAGTTCGATGTTAAGGGCCCGCACAACCGTAAGTACGTAAGCATCGTTGCTGCATAA
- the rplU gene encoding 50S ribosomal protein L21 — protein MYAVIKSGGKQYRVQEGEVVRLEKIEVATGESVDFDEVLLVANGEDVKVGAPVVEGAKVTAEVVGQLRGDKVKIVKFRRRKHSKKTQGHRQWHTDVKITGIQA, from the coding sequence ATGTACGCAGTAATTAAGAGCGGCGGTAAGCAATACCGTGTTCAGGAAGGCGAAGTAGTTCGTCTAGAAAAGATTGAAGTAGCAACTGGTGAATCAGTCGATTTCGACGAAGTTCTACTAGTAGCTAATGGCGAAGACGTTAAAGTCGGCGCGCCAGTCGTTGAAGGTGCTAAGGTAACAGCTGAAGTTGTTGGCCAATTGCGCGGTGACAAAGTGAAGATTGTTAAATTCCGTCGTCGTAAGCACTCTAAGAAGACACAAGGTCACCGTCAGTGGCACACTGATGTGAAGATCACTGGTATTCAAGCGTAA